The following are encoded together in the Acidovorax sp. KKS102 genome:
- the purU gene encoding formyltetrahydrofolate deformylase — MTNAYILTLSCPDRLGLVHAVSGFLLEHGGNIEEAAQYNDHATGLFFMRVQFACDQHDHPTLKARLASFAEPYNMHWSLHATAAPMKTVLMVSKEGHCLNDLLFRWKSGLLPIDIRAIISNHRDFYQLAASYNVPFHHIPVTGSTKAQAEAKQFEIIEGEGAELVVLARYMQILSLDLCQKLAGRAINIHHSFLPSFKGAKPYYQAHDRGVKLIGATAHYVTADLDEGPIIEQDVARADHTDTVEDLTARGRDTESQVLARAVKWHSEHRVILNGHKTVIFR; from the coding sequence ATGACCAACGCCTACATCCTTACCCTGTCCTGCCCCGACCGCCTGGGGCTGGTGCACGCCGTCTCGGGCTTCCTGCTGGAGCACGGCGGCAACATCGAAGAAGCCGCGCAGTACAACGACCACGCCACGGGCCTGTTCTTCATGCGGGTGCAGTTTGCCTGCGACCAGCACGACCACCCCACCCTCAAAGCGCGCCTGGCCAGCTTTGCCGAGCCCTACAACATGCACTGGAGTCTGCACGCCACGGCAGCCCCCATGAAAACCGTGCTCATGGTCAGCAAGGAAGGCCACTGCCTCAACGACCTGCTGTTCCGCTGGAAGAGTGGCCTGCTGCCCATCGACATCCGCGCCATCATCAGCAACCACCGCGACTTCTACCAGCTGGCGGCCAGCTACAACGTCCCCTTCCACCATATCCCGGTGACCGGCAGCACCAAAGCCCAGGCCGAAGCCAAACAGTTTGAGATTATCGAGGGCGAAGGGGCCGAATTGGTGGTATTGGCCCGTTACATGCAGATCCTTTCTCTTGACCTATGTCAAAAGTTGGCCGGTCGGGCGATCAACATCCACCACAGCTTCCTGCCCAGCTTCAAGGGCGCCAAACCGTACTACCAGGCGCATGACCGGGGCGTGAAGCTGATCGGCGCCACGGCCCACTACGTAACGGCCGACCTGGACGAAGGCCCGATCATCGAGCAGGACGTGGCCCGTGCGGACCACACCGACACCGTGGAAGACCTCACCGCCCGTGGCCGCGACACCGAAAGCCAGGTGCTGGCCCGCGCCGTGAAGTGGCACAGCGAGCACCGCGTGATCCTGAACGGTCACAAGACGGTGATCTTCCGCTAG
- a CDS encoding bifunctional diguanylate cyclase/phosphodiesterase: MGNEGYASSLVPWRGMLLYLVLGVAWVFAGDALLAHWVTDPALLTRFQTWKGWGYVALTSGLAWWLLRRMRRAEKVRMAMAQELTQIVRHAPAGFARVALDGRFLWANTRLCDLLGAEPVQTLSLNFRDVMIAQDPDWAASQLERLLAGEIDHYVGERHCLRLDNGRRVPVLCTVTLAPEVGDEPAHLVCVVQDLDEIKAARAALQRSEARQRLAATVVDNTMEGVVVTDAHSRILSVNAAFTRLLGYTEEELLGKTPRVFKSGRHDKAFYEAMWAQVTDTGYWQGEIWNRRKNGEIFPEHMSLSAVRDPAGEITHYVCMFTDISEEKAQQRQLEYLAHNDPLTGLSNRTWFGHQLELAVQEAQGSGEHIAVLLLNLDRFKDVNDSYGHATGDEVLKHIARQVQSALRPGDVLGRMAGDELAVVARNLRHADGAAAVARHLIRAVAEPWRSPDGLEVVAGVSVGICMFPEHAGTTELLLQGAHAAVYGAKARGRGAWCFFHEAMTQAARERLELESRLRLALAQGHLQMYYQPQIDIATGRIQGAEALVRWNDPQEGLISPARFIPVAETSGVIGPLGEWVVREVCRQGQQWRDAGLPELTLALNVSPRQFHLTDLAGCTAAALQTSGFPAALLELEITESALAERTEEARQVLVRLRELGVRIAVDDFGTGYSSLAQLKRFPIDVLKIDQGFIRDIPQSEDDMAISAAIIAMGHSMGLSVLAEGVETEGQLAFLRERGCDSYQGYLCSRPVPADEFVALLRAQAEPAATE, translated from the coding sequence ATGGGCAACGAGGGCTATGCCTCATCACTGGTCCCCTGGCGGGGCATGCTGCTGTACCTGGTGCTGGGGGTGGCCTGGGTGTTTGCGGGCGATGCGTTGCTGGCCCACTGGGTGACCGACCCGGCCCTGTTGACCCGTTTCCAGACCTGGAAGGGCTGGGGCTATGTGGCGCTGACCAGCGGCCTGGCCTGGTGGCTGCTGCGGCGCATGCGCCGCGCCGAAAAGGTGCGCATGGCCATGGCGCAGGAGCTGACGCAGATCGTGCGCCATGCGCCCGCCGGTTTTGCGCGGGTGGCGCTGGATGGCAGATTCTTATGGGCCAACACCCGCCTGTGTGACCTGCTGGGCGCTGAGCCCGTGCAGACGCTGAGCCTCAATTTCCGCGATGTGATGATCGCCCAGGACCCCGACTGGGCAGCGTCGCAGCTGGAGCGCCTGCTGGCCGGCGAGATCGACCACTATGTGGGCGAGCGCCACTGCCTGCGGCTGGACAACGGCCGCCGGGTGCCCGTGCTTTGTACCGTGACGCTGGCGCCCGAAGTGGGCGATGAGCCCGCGCACCTGGTGTGCGTGGTGCAGGATCTCGACGAGATCAAGGCCGCGCGCGCCGCGCTGCAGCGCAGCGAGGCCCGCCAGCGCCTGGCCGCCACGGTGGTGGACAACACCATGGAGGGCGTGGTGGTGACCGATGCCCACAGCCGCATCCTGTCGGTCAACGCTGCGTTCACCCGGCTGCTGGGCTACACCGAGGAGGAGCTGCTGGGCAAGACCCCGCGCGTCTTCAAGTCGGGCCGCCACGACAAGGCGTTCTATGAGGCCATGTGGGCGCAAGTGACCGACACAGGCTACTGGCAGGGCGAGATCTGGAACCGTCGCAAGAACGGCGAAATCTTTCCGGAGCACATGTCGCTGTCGGCCGTGCGCGACCCGGCGGGTGAGATCACGCACTACGTGTGCATGTTCACCGACATCTCCGAAGAAAAGGCCCAGCAGCGGCAGCTGGAATACCTGGCGCACAACGACCCGCTCACCGGCCTGTCCAACCGTACTTGGTTCGGGCACCAGCTGGAGCTGGCGGTGCAGGAGGCCCAGGGCAGCGGCGAGCACATTGCGGTGCTGCTGCTCAACCTGGACCGCTTCAAGGATGTGAACGATAGCTATGGTCACGCCACGGGCGACGAGGTGCTCAAGCACATTGCGCGTCAGGTGCAGTCCGCCCTGCGGCCCGGGGATGTGCTGGGGCGCATGGCGGGCGACGAGCTGGCGGTGGTGGCGCGCAACCTGCGCCATGCCGACGGTGCGGCCGCCGTGGCGCGCCACCTGATCCGCGCGGTGGCCGAGCCCTGGCGTTCGCCCGACGGGCTGGAGGTGGTGGCGGGCGTGAGCGTGGGCATCTGCATGTTCCCTGAGCACGCTGGTACCACCGAGCTGCTGCTGCAGGGCGCCCACGCGGCGGTGTACGGTGCCAAGGCGCGCGGCCGGGGCGCCTGGTGCTTCTTCCACGAAGCCATGACCCAGGCGGCCCGCGAGCGGCTGGAGCTGGAATCGCGCTTGCGTCTGGCACTGGCCCAGGGCCACCTGCAGATGTACTACCAGCCCCAGATCGACATCGCCACCGGGCGCATCCAGGGCGCCGAGGCGCTGGTGCGCTGGAACGACCCGCAGGAGGGACTGATCTCGCCCGCGCGCTTCATCCCGGTGGCGGAGACCTCGGGTGTGATCGGTCCGCTGGGCGAATGGGTGGTGCGCGAGGTTTGCCGTCAGGGCCAGCAGTGGCGCGATGCAGGCCTGCCCGAATTGACCCTGGCGCTGAATGTGTCGCCGCGCCAGTTCCACCTGACCGATTTGGCCGGTTGCACAGCGGCGGCGTTGCAGACCAGCGGCTTCCCGGCGGCGCTGCTGGAGCTGGAGATCACTGAAAGTGCGCTGGCCGAGCGCACCGAAGAGGCCCGCCAGGTGCTGGTGCGCCTGCGCGAGCTGGGGGTGCGCATCGCGGTGGACGACTTTGGCACCGGCTATTCGTCGCTCGCACAGCTCAAGCGGTTTCCCATCGATGTGCTCAAGATCGACCAGGGCTTCATCCGCGACATCCCACAGAGCGAGGACGACATGGCCATCAGCGCCGCCATCATTGCCATGGGGCACAGCATGGGCCTGTCGGTACTGGCCGAGGGCGTGGAGACCGAGGGCCAGCTGGCCTTCCTGCGCGAGCGGGGCTGCGATTCCTACCAGGGTTACCTGTGCAGCCGCCCTGTGCCTGCGGACGAGTTCGTGGCGTTGCTGCGGGCACAGGCCGAGCCCGCCGCCACCGAGTAG
- a CDS encoding ChaN family lipoprotein: MHTPSRPVLQSAHRTRRAPLWRPVSAVLAVACLATLAGCAGPALKATPSPSTQAQAAAVVPAAAWPERLQQLLPADVLLLGEQHDAPDHQRLQREAVAWLASRGQLAALVMEMAERGHSTQGLPRDASEAQARAALQWDDAAWPWKAYGPVVMAAVGAGVPVLGGNLPRTRMRAAMADATLDQHLPAPALAEQQQAMRDGHCGLLPEPQIAPMARIQIARDASLAQTAQEALRSGQTVLLVAGGGHVLRHLGVPTHWPASLVSKVVVAQVEHAPVAIKSGAQADAVVQTPARPPRDMCAELREQWRPAPPGQKV, encoded by the coding sequence ATGCACACGCCCAGCCGCCCTGTTCTCCAGTCTGCCCACCGCACCCGCCGTGCGCCCCTCTGGCGCCCTGTCTCCGCAGTCCTGGCCGTGGCCTGCCTGGCCACCCTGGCAGGCTGCGCAGGCCCTGCCTTAAAGGCCACGCCGTCCCCGTCCACACAGGCACAGGCTGCTGCGGTGGTGCCCGCGGCAGCCTGGCCGGAGCGCCTGCAGCAATTGCTGCCCGCCGACGTGCTGCTATTGGGCGAGCAGCACGACGCCCCGGACCACCAGCGCCTGCAGCGCGAGGCGGTGGCCTGGCTCGCCAGCCGGGGCCAGCTGGCGGCCCTGGTGATGGAAATGGCCGAGCGCGGGCACAGCACCCAGGGCTTGCCCCGCGATGCCAGCGAGGCCCAGGCGCGGGCCGCCCTGCAGTGGGACGACGCGGCCTGGCCCTGGAAGGCCTATGGCCCGGTGGTCATGGCCGCCGTGGGCGCAGGGGTGCCGGTGCTGGGCGGCAACCTGCCCCGCACACGCATGCGCGCCGCCATGGCCGACGCCACCCTCGACCAGCACCTGCCCGCCCCGGCACTGGCCGAGCAGCAGCAGGCCATGCGGGACGGCCACTGTGGCCTGCTACCCGAGCCGCAAATCGCGCCCATGGCCCGCATCCAGATCGCCCGCGACGCCAGCCTGGCCCAGACGGCCCAGGAGGCGTTGCGATCGGGCCAGACGGTGCTGCTGGTGGCCGGTGGCGGCCATGTGCTGCGCCACCTGGGCGTGCCCACACATTGGCCCGCCAGTTTGGTGTCAAAAGTGGTGGTAGCGCAGGTGGAACATGCGCCTGTAGCTATCAAATCAGGTGCACAAGCCGATGCCGTGGTCCAGACCCCGGCGCGGCCACCGCGCGATATGTGTGCCGAGTTGCGCGAGCAATGGCGCCCTGCGCCGCCGGGCCAGAAGGTCTAA
- a CDS encoding type IV pili methyl-accepting chemotaxis transducer N-terminal domain-containing protein — MRSRPTLSTKLLAMGAGFLLVALASIGLTLWVTWKLEGGAAAVNEAGRLRMNMLRMVLVLQNEPPEAVQERARQFDASLELLRTGDPSRPLFVPWSDETRTRFDGIRARWTEARTGWVSALPPDRARNLAEADAFVQQVDGFVDAIEIQIAGWTAALHLFQLFMMALAIVAAVTFMAVSYLLVINPVARLQQAQARLRQGELGTRLQVDTDDEFGQLSAGFNLMAHALQASHDELEHKVREKTASIAVQNQRLAALYEVSALASTASSLELLAQGFVQQIRRVAGADAAAVRWSNEANERYVLLAGDGLPVAMAEGEHCLHTGSCLCGQPQEQARTRVIPITPSTEVALPHCRDAGFETMVTIPVKMQMRMLGEVNLFFRSPVEMTDELRDLLEAMTRHLASAMEGLRAIALEREAAVAEERGLLARELHDSIAQSLAFLKIQTQLLRDAVARGDDAKRDRSIGELDVGVRECYSDVRELLVHFRTRTSEEDIESALRATLSKFEHQTGMVTTLGMVGHGLPLAQDVQIQVLHMVQEALSNVRKHSGATRVDVLVHRHPRWRFEVQDNGTGFDVTAVPPDSLHVGMGIMRERAQRIGAVVQVESAPGQGTRVCIELPSVVPAQTVAVASEGPLAQAAYAAQADIPHTANTP; from the coding sequence ATGCGCTCGCGGCCCACCCTTTCCACCAAGCTCCTGGCCATGGGCGCCGGATTTTTGCTGGTGGCCCTGGCTTCCATCGGACTCACCTTGTGGGTGACCTGGAAGCTCGAAGGCGGCGCGGCGGCCGTCAACGAGGCCGGCCGCCTGCGCATGAACATGCTGCGCATGGTGCTGGTGCTCCAGAACGAGCCGCCCGAGGCCGTGCAAGAGCGCGCGCGCCAGTTCGACGCCAGCCTGGAGTTGCTGCGCACGGGCGATCCGTCGCGCCCGCTGTTTGTGCCGTGGAGCGACGAGACGCGCACCCGGTTCGACGGCATCCGCGCCCGCTGGACCGAGGCCCGCACGGGGTGGGTCAGCGCCTTGCCCCCCGACCGGGCCCGGAACCTGGCCGAGGCCGATGCCTTTGTGCAGCAGGTGGACGGCTTCGTGGATGCCATCGAAATCCAGATCGCAGGCTGGACCGCCGCGCTGCACCTGTTCCAGCTGTTCATGATGGCGCTGGCCATCGTGGCGGCCGTCACCTTCATGGCCGTGAGCTATTTGCTGGTGATCAACCCCGTGGCGCGCCTGCAGCAGGCCCAGGCCCGGCTGCGCCAGGGCGAGCTGGGCACGCGGCTGCAAGTGGACACTGACGATGAGTTCGGCCAGCTCTCGGCCGGCTTCAACCTGATGGCGCACGCGCTGCAGGCCTCGCACGACGAGCTGGAGCACAAGGTGCGCGAAAAGACCGCCAGCATCGCCGTGCAGAACCAGCGGCTGGCCGCGCTGTACGAGGTCAGTGCGCTGGCCAGCACCGCCAGCAGCCTGGAGCTGCTGGCCCAGGGTTTTGTGCAGCAGATTCGCCGCGTGGCGGGCGCCGATGCCGCCGCCGTGCGCTGGTCCAACGAGGCGAATGAGCGCTACGTGCTGCTGGCAGGTGATGGCCTGCCTGTGGCCATGGCCGAGGGCGAGCATTGCCTGCACACCGGCAGCTGCCTGTGCGGTCAGCCGCAGGAGCAGGCGCGCACCCGGGTCATCCCCATCACGCCATCCACCGAGGTCGCCTTGCCGCACTGCCGCGATGCAGGGTTTGAAACCATGGTCACCATCCCCGTCAAGATGCAGATGCGCATGCTGGGCGAGGTCAACCTGTTCTTCCGATCGCCCGTCGAGATGACCGACGAGCTGCGCGATCTGCTCGAAGCCATGACCCGCCACCTGGCCAGCGCCATGGAGGGCCTGCGTGCCATCGCACTGGAGCGCGAGGCGGCCGTGGCCGAGGAGCGCGGCCTGCTCGCGCGCGAGCTGCACGACTCCATCGCGCAGTCGCTGGCCTTCCTCAAGATCCAGACCCAGCTGCTGCGCGACGCCGTGGCGCGTGGCGACGATGCCAAGCGCGACCGCAGCATCGGCGAGCTGGATGTGGGCGTGCGGGAGTGCTATTCGGATGTGCGCGAACTGCTGGTGCACTTTCGCACCCGCACCAGCGAGGAAGACATTGAATCGGCGCTGCGCGCCACCTTGTCCAAGTTCGAGCACCAGACCGGCATGGTCACTACGCTGGGCATGGTGGGCCATGGCCTGCCACTGGCGCAGGACGTGCAGATCCAGGTGCTGCACATGGTGCAGGAGGCGCTGTCGAACGTGCGCAAGCACTCGGGCGCCACGCGGGTCGATGTGCTGGTGCACCGCCACCCCCGCTGGCGCTTTGAGGTGCAGGACAACGGCACGGGTTTTGACGTGACGGCCGTGCCGCCCGATTCGCTGCACGTGGGCATGGGCATCATGCGCGAGCGGGCCCAGCGCATTGGCGCCGTGGTCCAGGTGGAGTCCGCGCCAGGGCAGGGCACCCGGGTGTGCATCGAGCTGCCCTCGGTCGTGCCCGCCCAGACCGTGGCCGTTGCGTCTGAGGGGCCATTGGCTCAAGCTGCCTACGCTGCCCAGGCCGACATTCCCCACACCGCCAACACTCCATGA
- a CDS encoding response regulator, whose product MTNQAASATASSPLVTLLVVDDHTLFRRGLIALLGQYEGLSVVGEAGDAAQALRLAPQLQPQVILLDNHLPGVMGVDAIQGLREVSPTSRVLMLTVSEDAQDLATALRNGAQGYLLKTIDGELLAQAIHRAARGEPVVSPELMGKLVAAFQSQGAPEAPPAPMPPADAAAAAPNGFTPLSPREEDVLREIARGASNKEIARTLDIAETTVKIHVQHILRKLGLSSRVQAAVYASDRQRAE is encoded by the coding sequence ATGACGAACCAAGCTGCCTCCGCCACCGCATCTTCTCCCCTGGTCACGCTGCTGGTGGTGGACGATCACACGCTGTTCCGGCGCGGGTTGATCGCGCTGCTGGGCCAGTATGAGGGCCTGTCCGTGGTGGGTGAGGCGGGGGATGCCGCGCAGGCCCTGCGGCTTGCGCCCCAGCTGCAGCCCCAGGTCATCCTGCTCGACAACCACCTGCCCGGCGTGATGGGCGTGGATGCGATCCAGGGGCTGCGCGAGGTGTCGCCCACCTCGCGCGTGCTCATGCTCACCGTGAGCGAGGACGCGCAGGACCTGGCGACCGCGCTGCGCAATGGTGCCCAGGGCTACCTGCTCAAGACCATCGACGGCGAGCTGCTGGCGCAGGCCATTCACCGCGCCGCCAGGGGCGAGCCCGTGGTCAGCCCTGAGCTGATGGGCAAGCTCGTGGCGGCGTTCCAGTCGCAGGGCGCGCCCGAGGCGCCCCCCGCGCCGATGCCACCTGCCGACGCAGCGGCGGCCGCCCCCAACGGTTTCACCCCCCTGTCGCCGCGCGAGGAAGACGTGCTGCGCGAGATCGCCCGGGGTGCGAGCAACAAGGAGATCGCCCGCACGCTCGACATCGCCGAGACCACGGTGAAGATCCACGTGCAGCACATCCTGCGCAAGCTGGGTCTCAGCTCGCGCGTGCAGGCAGCGGTGTACGCCTCGGACCGGCAGCGCGCCGAATAG
- a CDS encoding nitrate/nitrite transporter, which yields MANATLPPGDSPQRTRQAWSVLIVSTFAFTVCFMVWMMFGVIGIPIKKMLNLNSTQFGLLMSMPVLTGSLVRVPLGIWTDKFGGRIVMAAVMATTVPAIWLMSYATEYWHFLTIGLFVGLAGGSFSVGTPYVARWFPKHRQGTAMGVYGAGNSGAAVNKFVAPVILVAFGWTMVPQVYAAIMLGTLVLFWLFSYSDPAHLVPSNVKFTDQLKALKDPKVLKYCQYYSIVFGGYVALSLWMVQYYVGEYGLDIRVAALLAACFSLPGGVLRAIGGILSDKYGAHSVTWWVMWVSWICLFLLSYPQTDFTILTVNGPQTFHIGLNVYMFTGLMFLLGICWAFGKASVFKYISDDYPHNIGAISGIVGLAGGMGGFVLPILFGALMDLTGIRSSAFMLMYGVVWVSLIWMYFTEVRNTRLMGSQSAVAQTAAR from the coding sequence ATGGCCAACGCAACTTTGCCGCCGGGCGACAGCCCGCAGCGCACCCGTCAGGCGTGGTCGGTGCTCATCGTCAGCACCTTCGCCTTCACCGTCTGCTTCATGGTCTGGATGATGTTTGGCGTCATCGGCATCCCCATCAAGAAGATGCTGAACCTGAACTCCACGCAGTTCGGGCTGCTGATGTCCATGCCCGTGCTCACGGGCTCACTGGTGCGGGTGCCCCTGGGTATCTGGACCGACAAGTTCGGTGGCCGCATCGTGATGGCGGCCGTCATGGCCACCACCGTGCCTGCTATCTGGCTCATGAGCTATGCCACGGAGTACTGGCACTTCCTGACGATCGGCCTGTTTGTGGGCTTGGCGGGGGGCTCGTTCTCAGTGGGTACGCCTTATGTGGCGCGCTGGTTCCCCAAGCATCGCCAGGGCACGGCCATGGGTGTGTATGGTGCGGGTAACTCGGGTGCAGCCGTGAACAAGTTCGTGGCGCCCGTGATCCTGGTGGCCTTTGGCTGGACCATGGTGCCGCAGGTGTATGCGGCCATCATGCTCGGCACGCTGGTGCTGTTCTGGCTGTTCAGCTACAGCGACCCGGCCCACCTGGTGCCCAGCAACGTCAAGTTCACCGACCAGCTCAAGGCGCTCAAGGACCCCAAAGTGCTCAAGTACTGCCAGTACTACAGCATTGTGTTTGGCGGCTACGTGGCGCTGTCGCTGTGGATGGTGCAGTACTACGTGGGCGAATACGGCCTGGACATCCGCGTGGCCGCGCTGCTGGCCGCCTGCTTCTCGCTGCCCGGTGGCGTGCTGCGCGCCATTGGCGGCATTTTGAGTGACAAGTACGGCGCCCACAGCGTGACCTGGTGGGTGATGTGGGTGAGCTGGATCTGCCTGTTCCTGCTGAGCTACCCGCAGACCGACTTCACAATCCTCACCGTCAACGGACCGCAGACCTTCCACATCGGCCTGAACGTGTACATGTTCACTGGCCTCATGTTCCTGCTGGGCATCTGCTGGGCCTTCGGCAAGGCCAGTGTCTTCAAGTACATCAGCGACGACTACCCCCACAACATCGGCGCCATCAGCGGCATCGTGGGTCTGGCCGGCGGCATGGGCGGCTTCGTCCTGCCCATCCTGTTCGGCGCGCTGATGGACCTCACCGGCATCCGTTCCAGCGCTTTCATGCTGATGTATGGCGTGGTGTGGGTTTCGCTCATCTGGATGTACTTCACCGAAGTGCGCAACACCCGTCTCATGGGCTCGCAAAGCGCCGTCGCACAGACGGCCGCCCGCTGA